The Thermobispora bispora DSM 43833 genome window below encodes:
- a CDS encoding GOLPH3/VPS74 family protein, producing MAEVDHRDTRLADDLYFVVHHDRTGRMRLHPRLIDLGLAAAILGELMLAGRITVQEASGQPRVVPVDPEATGDAVTQRALDHIVAEPFHPFRVWLEFLAKTARRDVADRMAAAGLLHPPGRGLRRRWVPVDPDVAVIPTGRLNLAIQYQEPMSTQESVLLGLVVATGAAKVVLWDPGSGHIRATIASLPPPYRELIAQTTAAVGGAVLSRR from the coding sequence GTGGCTGAGGTCGATCATCGTGACACCCGTTTGGCCGACGACCTGTATTTCGTCGTGCATCACGACCGGACCGGTCGGATGCGGCTCCATCCACGGCTGATCGACCTCGGGCTAGCCGCCGCCATCCTGGGTGAGCTCATGCTCGCCGGGCGGATCACCGTCCAGGAGGCCTCCGGGCAGCCGCGGGTCGTCCCGGTCGATCCGGAGGCGACGGGGGACGCGGTCACTCAGCGGGCGCTCGACCACATCGTCGCCGAACCGTTCCATCCCTTCCGGGTCTGGCTGGAGTTCCTCGCCAAGACCGCCCGGCGCGACGTGGCGGACCGGATGGCCGCCGCCGGGCTGCTCCACCCGCCGGGACGGGGCCTGCGGCGCCGATGGGTGCCGGTCGACCCGGACGTGGCCGTGATCCCCACCGGCCGGCTCAACCTGGCGATCCAGTACCAGGAGCCGATGAGCACCCAGGAGAGCGTTCTCCTCGGACTGGTCGTCGCGACCGGGGCGGCGAAGGTCGTGCTGTGGGACCCGGGCTCCGGGCACATCCGCGCCACGATCGCCTCACTTCCCCCGCCGTACCGGGAGCTGATCGCCCAGACCACGGCCGCTGTCGGCGGCGCCGTGCTCAGCCGCCGATAG
- a CDS encoding APC family permease, protein MSLTEQRQSVVTAALAKDALGVPSVVFFVISAAAPLMVSAGVVTTAYAATGVLAVPLAFIVLGAVLGIFSVGYVTMARYTVNAGAFYAYTSQGIGKPVGVATAWIALIAYSVLQVGLYGVIGPALEPLLTEWFGVAPPWWAIALVGWALTAILGLMRVDVNGRVLAVLLVAEITIVVVYGIANLFAPAPTGLNLDVFNPANFFVPGVGALIALCGAAFSGFEASVVFSEESKDPKRTVPMATYVALGIMTALYTLSAWLMTVPVGKDKIIDAARDQSTELLFGLAGQNIGSFAATIGSVLFVTSIFAAMIAFHNTLARYVFALGRENVLPAFFGRTSPTGSPAAGSLAQSASGLAVIVIYAVFGLDPLTQLFFVAGAFGGLGILLLLLGTSIAVLFFFAKRTDLNETAWRTRIAPAIATVLLLTVLAVAMANFDVVLGVSPDSPLRWVLPGVYVAAAVLGVVWGLVLRARRPEVYVNIGLGPEADLRRRP, encoded by the coding sequence ATGTCCCTCACGGAGCAACGACAGAGCGTCGTCACCGCGGCGCTCGCCAAGGACGCGCTCGGCGTGCCGTCGGTGGTGTTCTTCGTCATCTCCGCGGCCGCCCCGCTCATGGTGAGCGCCGGAGTGGTCACCACCGCGTACGCCGCGACCGGGGTGCTCGCGGTGCCCCTCGCCTTCATCGTGCTGGGCGCCGTCCTCGGGATCTTCTCGGTCGGCTACGTCACGATGGCCCGCTACACGGTCAACGCCGGGGCCTTCTACGCGTACACCTCGCAGGGCATCGGCAAGCCGGTGGGCGTGGCGACCGCGTGGATCGCACTGATCGCCTACAGCGTCCTCCAGGTCGGCCTGTACGGCGTGATCGGCCCGGCCCTGGAGCCGCTGCTGACCGAGTGGTTCGGCGTGGCCCCGCCCTGGTGGGCCATCGCGCTCGTCGGCTGGGCGCTCACCGCCATCCTCGGCCTCATGCGGGTCGACGTGAACGGGCGCGTCCTGGCGGTGCTGCTCGTCGCGGAGATCACCATCGTGGTCGTCTACGGCATCGCCAACCTGTTCGCGCCGGCGCCCACCGGCCTCAACCTCGACGTGTTCAACCCGGCGAACTTCTTCGTCCCCGGCGTCGGCGCGCTGATCGCGCTCTGCGGCGCGGCGTTCTCGGGCTTCGAGGCGTCGGTGGTCTTCTCGGAGGAGTCCAAGGATCCGAAGCGCACCGTGCCGATGGCGACCTACGTCGCGCTCGGCATCATGACCGCCCTCTACACGCTCTCCGCGTGGCTGATGACCGTGCCCGTGGGCAAGGACAAGATCATCGACGCGGCGCGCGACCAGAGCACCGAGCTGCTGTTCGGCCTCGCCGGCCAGAACATCGGGTCCTTCGCCGCGACCATCGGCTCGGTCCTCTTCGTGACCAGCATCTTCGCCGCGATGATCGCCTTCCACAACACGCTCGCCCGCTACGTGTTCGCGCTCGGGCGGGAGAACGTGCTCCCGGCGTTCTTCGGCCGTACCTCGCCGACCGGGTCGCCGGCCGCCGGCTCGCTCGCCCAGAGCGCCAGCGGCCTCGCGGTGATCGTCATCTACGCGGTCTTCGGCCTCGACCCGCTCACCCAGCTCTTCTTCGTGGCCGGCGCCTTCGGCGGACTCGGCATCCTCCTGCTGCTCCTGGGCACGTCGATCGCCGTGCTCTTCTTCTTCGCGAAGCGCACGGATCTCAACGAGACCGCCTGGCGGACCCGGATCGCCCCGGCCATCGCCACCGTGCTGCTCCTGACCGTCCTCGCGGTCGCCATGGCCAACTTCGACGTCGTGCTCGGCGTCTCCCCGGACTCGCCGCTCCGCTGGGTGCTGCCGGGCGTCTACGTCGCCGCCGCCGTGCTCGGCGTGGTGTGGGGGCTGGTGCTCCGCGCCAGGCGCCCCGAGGTCTACGTGAACATCGGCCTCGGCCCGGAGGCCGACCTGAGGAGGAGGCCATGA
- a CDS encoding GNAT family N-acetyltransferase — protein sequence MTEIIRVQPGGTAAEDVAKIIATAFHELEMSAWLVPSDEERRRVMPPYFALFTEHALAHGEVYATADMSAVAVWLPYETPPPEIPDMGPRLAAVAGPHAERFDALGEAMDKHHPTDPHHYLAFLAVLPERQCQGLGSKLLDHYHARLDAAGKPAYLEASSQRSRRLYLRHGYRDHGEPLNIPGGAPPMFPMWRPPAS from the coding sequence ATGACCGAGATCATCCGGGTTCAGCCCGGCGGCACGGCGGCCGAGGACGTCGCCAAGATCATCGCCACGGCCTTCCACGAGCTGGAGATGTCCGCCTGGCTCGTCCCGTCGGACGAGGAGCGGCGCCGGGTGATGCCGCCCTACTTCGCGCTGTTCACCGAGCACGCCCTCGCCCACGGGGAGGTCTACGCCACGGCCGACATGTCGGCGGTGGCCGTCTGGCTGCCCTACGAGACCCCGCCACCGGAGATCCCCGACATGGGCCCCCGGCTGGCGGCGGTGGCCGGCCCGCACGCCGAGCGCTTCGACGCCCTGGGCGAGGCGATGGACAAGCACCATCCCACCGATCCCCACCACTACCTGGCCTTCCTCGCCGTGCTCCCCGAGCGGCAGTGCCAAGGGCTGGGCAGCAAGCTGCTCGACCACTACCACGCCCGGCTCGACGCGGCGGGGAAGCCGGCCTACCTGGAGGCGAGCAGCCAGCGCAGCCGGCGGCTCTATTTGCGCCACGGCTACCGGGACCACGGCGAACCGCTGAACATCCCCGGCGGCGCGCCGCCGATGTTCCCGATGTGGCGCCCGCCCGCCTCCTGA
- a CDS encoding glycerophosphoryl diester phosphodiesterase membrane domain-containing protein: MTNSSGQVPEEPGAPRPHHGAHGSPPPGPGPYGPHGPYGPAGPYGGPPPGGVPPYGFGPLAPQPGIIPLRPLVLPEIYAGVVNLLRANPQAVLAPAAIIAAITTFIAGVVQYALVRQVPGNLPTEVTDPESLRTMLNWFSVVLLGQLLAAMVAFAGGTVYTGVLSPVLGRSVLGGRMSLGEAWRATGPRVAELLGLAVVELLLFVLPAGALLGATLLLGSSGLPSGQVAAGTLLLLLLGLAYLAYVLFLVARLAVTAPALALEGLGVTGALRRSWRLVQGGSWRVLGIVVLTNLIAGLLGSVVLVLFRPFEAIEGIGTAVSFVGAAVSTAITYALQAGVTGVLYTDRRMRAEGFDTALRTAAEQNERLGWVPATVDDLWRTGPAGGAGRG, from the coding sequence ATGACCAACAGCTCCGGCCAGGTACCCGAGGAGCCCGGCGCCCCGCGGCCGCACCACGGGGCCCACGGATCCCCGCCCCCGGGCCCCGGTCCGTACGGACCCCACGGCCCCTACGGCCCGGCCGGCCCGTACGGCGGCCCGCCACCGGGCGGAGTCCCCCCGTACGGCTTCGGCCCGCTCGCGCCGCAGCCCGGCATCATCCCGCTGCGGCCGCTCGTCCTCCCCGAGATCTACGCGGGCGTGGTCAACCTGCTCCGGGCCAACCCGCAGGCGGTGCTCGCGCCGGCGGCGATCATCGCCGCGATCACCACCTTCATCGCGGGCGTGGTGCAGTACGCCCTCGTCCGCCAGGTCCCCGGGAACCTGCCCACGGAGGTGACCGACCCGGAGAGCCTGCGGACCATGCTCAACTGGTTCTCCGTCGTCCTCCTCGGGCAGCTGCTCGCGGCCATGGTCGCGTTCGCCGGGGGAACGGTCTACACGGGGGTGCTGAGCCCGGTCCTCGGCCGGTCGGTCCTCGGCGGGCGGATGAGCCTCGGCGAGGCGTGGCGGGCGACCGGTCCCCGGGTCGCGGAGCTGCTCGGGCTGGCCGTGGTCGAGCTCCTGCTGTTCGTCCTGCCGGCCGGCGCGCTGCTGGGCGCCACGCTCCTGCTCGGCTCGTCGGGCCTGCCGTCCGGGCAGGTCGCCGCCGGGACGCTGCTGCTCCTCCTGCTCGGCCTCGCCTACCTCGCCTACGTGCTGTTCCTCGTGGCGAGGCTGGCGGTCACCGCACCGGCCCTCGCCCTGGAAGGGCTCGGGGTGACCGGTGCCCTGCGCCGCTCGTGGCGGCTGGTGCAGGGCGGGTCGTGGCGGGTGCTCGGCATCGTCGTGCTCACCAACCTGATCGCCGGGCTGCTCGGCTCGGTCGTGCTCGTGCTGTTCCGGCCGTTCGAGGCGATCGAGGGGATCGGCACGGCGGTGAGCTTCGTCGGTGCGGCCGTGAGCACCGCGATCACCTACGCGCTCCAGGCGGGGGTGACCGGCGTGCTCTACACCGACCGGAGGATGCGGGCCGAGGGGTTCGACACCGCGCTCCGGACGGCGGCCGAGCAGAACGAGCGGCTGGGCTGGGTGCCGGCGACGGTCGACGACCTGTGGCGGACCGGCCCGGCCGGCGGAGCAGGCCGGGGCTAG
- the mtrA gene encoding MtrAB system response regulator MtrA gives MKGRVLVVDDDAALAEMLGIVLRGEGFEPSFVYDGDKALDAFREIRPDLVLLDLMLPGADGIDVCRRIRAESGVPIVMLTAKSDTVDVVLGLESGADDYIIKPFKPKELIARIRARLRRTEEPTPEILQIGDITIDVAGHSVKRGDQTINLTPLEFDLLVALARKPRQVFTREVLLEQVWGYRHAADTRLVNVHVQRLRAKIEKDPEHPEIVVTVRGVGYKAGPA, from the coding sequence ATGAAAGGACGCGTGCTGGTCGTCGATGACGACGCCGCTCTCGCCGAGATGCTCGGCATCGTCTTGCGCGGCGAGGGCTTCGAGCCGTCGTTCGTGTACGACGGTGACAAGGCGCTTGATGCGTTCCGTGAGATCCGACCGGACCTCGTCCTCCTTGATCTTATGCTCCCCGGAGCAGACGGCATCGACGTATGCCGCCGCATCCGCGCTGAGTCCGGCGTGCCGATCGTCATGCTGACCGCGAAGAGCGACACGGTCGACGTGGTCCTCGGCCTGGAGTCCGGCGCCGACGACTACATCATCAAGCCGTTCAAGCCCAAGGAGCTCATCGCGCGCATCCGGGCGAGGCTCCGCCGTACCGAGGAGCCGACCCCCGAGATCCTCCAGATCGGCGACATCACGATCGACGTGGCCGGCCACTCGGTGAAGCGGGGCGACCAGACGATCAACCTCACGCCGCTGGAGTTCGACCTGCTGGTCGCGCTGGCGCGCAAGCCGCGCCAGGTGTTCACCCGAGAGGTGCTGCTCGAGCAGGTCTGGGGTTACCGGCACGCCGCCGACACCCGGCTGGTCAACGTCCACGTCCAGCGGCTCCGCGCGAAGATCGAGAAGGACCCGGAGCACCCCGAGATCGTGGTGACGGTCCGGGGTGTCGGCTACAAGGCCGGCCCGGCGTAA
- the mtrB gene encoding MtrAB system histidine kinase MtrB has protein sequence MSTPARSRTRRRTPRQIARGVRRRARRAAGAVRRLWRRSLQLRVVTSTLVLSMAVVVVLGVFLMQAITTSVLHSSEVAAFQEARANIATASGFLSTPPAEVADMSQGDPGGTRTGNPVEEAADALAVRSGGRYHVVILNEHRVGEGRATGNVDRASIPEALRQKVRTSQEERQLYRQYASIKYLGRHKPEKGLIVGARVNGSYEIYHLFPLVAEERTLYSVQRMLIGTGIALLLLLAGVASLVTRQVVTPVRLTRQAAERLAAGQLEERLKVRGEDDLARLAASFNEMASNLAVKIRQLEELSQVQRQFVSDVSHELRTPLTTIRMAADVLYESRESFDPGAARAAELMQNQLERFEAMLTDLLEISRHDAGAATLDLESVDMRDVVLRAVADSEALAERHSTRFELRLPSEPCMAEVDTRRVERILRNLLFNAIEHGEGKDIIVTLGADRDAVAVAVRDFGVGLKPGEENLVFDRFWRADPSRARTIGGTGLGLAIAKEDAELHGGWLQAWGAPGEGTQFRLSLPRVAGTELKGSPLPLVPPEVEMRRTWRGHGTPVLTPAISMVPEVGDGANGGQQDRREGVGARQGQEGRR, from the coding sequence ATGTCGACGCCTGCGAGGAGTCGAACCCGCCGGCGGACTCCGCGGCAGATCGCGCGGGGCGTACGCAGGCGTGCCCGGCGCGCCGCGGGCGCGGTTCGCCGGCTGTGGCGGCGATCCCTGCAGCTGCGGGTGGTCACCAGCACGCTCGTCCTTTCCATGGCCGTGGTGGTGGTGCTGGGGGTCTTCCTCATGCAGGCGATCACGACCTCGGTGCTGCACAGCAGCGAGGTCGCGGCCTTCCAGGAGGCGCGCGCCAACATCGCGACCGCCAGCGGGTTCCTCAGCACCCCGCCCGCCGAGGTCGCGGACATGTCCCAGGGCGACCCCGGCGGCACCCGGACCGGCAACCCGGTGGAGGAGGCGGCGGACGCCCTCGCTGTGCGGTCCGGGGGCCGCTACCACGTCGTCATCCTCAACGAGCACCGGGTGGGCGAGGGCCGCGCCACCGGGAACGTGGACCGGGCCAGCATCCCCGAGGCCCTGCGGCAGAAGGTCCGGACGAGCCAGGAGGAGCGGCAGCTCTACCGGCAGTACGCCTCGATCAAGTACCTCGGCCGGCACAAGCCCGAGAAGGGTCTCATCGTCGGCGCCCGGGTGAACGGGAGCTACGAGATCTACCACCTGTTCCCGCTCGTCGCCGAGGAGCGGACCCTCTACTCGGTGCAGCGGATGCTCATCGGGACCGGCATCGCGCTGCTCTTGCTGCTCGCCGGGGTGGCCTCGCTCGTCACCCGCCAGGTGGTGACCCCGGTACGGCTCACGCGCCAGGCGGCGGAGCGGCTCGCGGCCGGCCAGCTCGAGGAGCGGCTCAAGGTGCGCGGGGAGGACGACCTCGCCCGGCTCGCCGCCTCCTTCAACGAGATGGCCTCCAACCTCGCCGTCAAGATCCGGCAGCTCGAGGAGCTCTCGCAGGTGCAGCGGCAGTTCGTCTCCGACGTCTCGCACGAGCTGCGCACCCCGCTCACCACGATCCGGATGGCCGCGGACGTGCTGTACGAGAGCCGGGAGTCCTTCGACCCGGGGGCGGCGCGGGCGGCCGAGCTCATGCAGAACCAGCTCGAGCGGTTCGAGGCGATGCTCACCGACCTGCTCGAGATCAGCCGGCACGACGCCGGCGCGGCAACGCTCGACCTGGAGTCGGTCGACATGCGGGACGTGGTGCTGCGCGCCGTGGCGGACTCCGAGGCCCTCGCCGAGCGGCACTCGACCCGGTTCGAGCTCCGGCTGCCGAGCGAGCCGTGCATGGCCGAGGTGGACACCCGGCGGGTGGAGCGGATCCTGCGCAACCTGCTGTTCAACGCGATCGAGCACGGCGAGGGCAAGGACATCATCGTCACGCTCGGCGCCGACCGGGACGCGGTCGCGGTCGCGGTGCGGGACTTCGGCGTCGGCCTGAAACCGGGGGAGGAGAACCTGGTCTTCGACCGGTTCTGGCGGGCCGATCCCTCCCGGGCGCGGACGATCGGCGGGACCGGCCTCGGCCTGGCGATCGCCAAGGAGGACGCGGAGCTGCACGGCGGCTGGCTCCAGGCGTGGGGGGCGCCCGGGGAGGGCACCCAGTTCCGGCTCTCGCTGCCGCGGGTGGCCGGCACCGAGCTCAAGGGCTCCCCGCTGCCGCTGGTCCCGCCGGAGGTGGAGATGCGGCGCACCTGGCGCGGGCACGGCACGCCCGTGCTCACCCCGGCGATCAGCATGGTCCCCGAGGTCGGCGACGGGGCGAACGGCGGTCAGCAGGACCGGCGGGAGGGCGTGGGCGCCCGCCAGGGCCAGGAGGGGCGCCGGTGA
- a CDS encoding LpqB family beta-propeller domain-containing protein: MRAERIRRRAVRRYGLPGLAFALIALGAGCAMVPANSSPRLADEGSGRDTLSRPYVRMIAESPKPNASPEDIVRGFLAAIASFDDPQLTIARQYLTEEAAVRWNPWRTMRVYEGRISMSVPAAQLARAQETSVTLRGTAVATIDPEGRYTPASGEVEETFTLVKVGGEWRIASAPNERLLSTDDLQRAFRAVDLYFPPTIPAYGLVRDRVWVPIDPARGLPETLVRRLLAGPTKPIADAVSTAFPPGTDVNQISVEGDTVVVDFTSAIESVPLTQMEAMKAQLAWTLGDLATGRTIEIRVNGEPFRDGGLRFRPADYARFDPDAIGSQPQAYYMQRGRLHRVKEKGGGEPVAGAAGEPGTAFIHPAVSADDPPMVAALVAGDGIYTTTMARGVQWQRWIAGKDLTPPSWDRYGAVWTAEWADGRTRVWEGISGQARRVFIPEELAAERVAALRVSRDGARVAMIIEGSKGRKVKIGTIIRQGQQSRIDNVFTLIDAQEGQEIKAIAWQGSAELLVLTKGKGGQELATWSVMEGMPVPDAAIKLDAQAEIDRIAAAPDHVLAAVDVDGDPKTADSEVRSYDADKRTWTPIAKDGATDPIYPLG; encoded by the coding sequence GTGAGGGCTGAGCGGATCCGCCGCCGGGCCGTCCGGCGGTACGGCCTGCCGGGGCTGGCGTTCGCCCTGATCGCGCTGGGCGCGGGGTGCGCCATGGTGCCCGCGAACAGCAGCCCGCGCCTCGCCGACGAGGGCAGCGGGCGGGACACGCTCAGCCGGCCGTACGTCCGGATGATCGCCGAGTCCCCGAAGCCGAACGCCTCCCCGGAGGACATCGTCCGGGGCTTCCTCGCCGCCATCGCGAGCTTCGACGACCCGCAGCTCACCATCGCCCGGCAGTACCTCACCGAGGAGGCGGCCGTGCGGTGGAACCCGTGGCGCACCATGCGGGTGTACGAGGGGCGGATCTCCATGTCCGTCCCGGCCGCGCAGCTCGCCCGCGCCCAGGAGACCTCGGTCACCCTCCGGGGCACGGCGGTGGCGACCATCGACCCCGAGGGCCGGTACACCCCGGCGTCCGGCGAGGTCGAGGAGACGTTCACCCTGGTCAAGGTCGGCGGGGAGTGGCGCATCGCATCCGCCCCCAACGAGCGGCTGCTCTCCACCGACGACCTGCAGCGGGCCTTCCGCGCGGTCGACCTCTACTTCCCGCCCACCATCCCGGCGTACGGGCTCGTCCGCGACCGGGTGTGGGTGCCGATCGACCCCGCCCGGGGCCTGCCGGAGACCCTGGTCCGCCGCCTGCTCGCCGGGCCGACCAAGCCGATCGCGGACGCGGTGAGCACCGCCTTCCCGCCGGGGACCGACGTCAACCAGATCAGCGTCGAGGGCGACACCGTCGTGGTCGACTTCACCTCGGCGATCGAGTCGGTCCCGCTCACCCAGATGGAGGCGATGAAGGCGCAGCTCGCCTGGACCCTGGGCGACCTGGCCACCGGCCGGACCATCGAGATCCGGGTGAACGGGGAGCCGTTCCGCGACGGCGGGCTCCGCTTCCGGCCCGCGGACTACGCCCGGTTCGACCCGGACGCGATCGGCTCCCAGCCGCAGGCCTACTACATGCAGCGCGGCCGGTTGCACCGGGTGAAGGAGAAGGGCGGCGGTGAGCCGGTCGCCGGGGCGGCCGGTGAACCGGGCACCGCGTTCATCCACCCGGCGGTCTCCGCCGACGACCCGCCCATGGTGGCGGCCCTGGTGGCCGGGGACGGCATCTACACCACGACGATGGCCCGGGGTGTCCAGTGGCAGCGGTGGATCGCCGGCAAGGACCTCACCCCGCCCTCCTGGGACCGGTACGGCGCGGTGTGGACGGCCGAGTGGGCCGACGGCCGTACCCGGGTGTGGGAGGGGATCTCCGGCCAGGCCCGCCGGGTGTTCATCCCCGAGGAGCTCGCGGCCGAGCGCGTGGCCGCCCTGCGGGTCTCCCGCGACGGCGCCCGGGTCGCGATGATCATCGAGGGGTCGAAGGGCCGCAAGGTCAAGATCGGCACGATCATCCGGCAGGGCCAGCAGTCCCGGATCGACAACGTGTTCACGCTGATCGACGCCCAGGAGGGCCAGGAGATCAAGGCCATCGCCTGGCAGGGCTCGGCCGAGCTGCTCGTGCTCACCAAGGGCAAGGGCGGCCAGGAGCTCGCCACCTGGTCGGTCATGGAGGGCATGCCGGTCCCGGACGCGGCGATCAAACTCGACGCGCAGGCGGAGATCGACCGGATCGCCGCCGCGCCGGACCACGTGCTCGCCGCGGTCGACGTGGACGGGGACCCGAAGACCGCGGACAGCGAGGTGCGCAGCTACGACGCGGACAAGCGGACCTGGACCCCGATCGCGAAGGACGGCGCCACCGACCCGATCTACCCGCTGGGGTGA
- a CDS encoding ComF family protein has protein sequence MLAALLDLLLPPRCAGCGAPGAPACPGCTALLRAPAPRPPEPAPPGLPECWSAARYAGPARRMILAYKERGRTALAPVLAGCLAEVVAAALGGRPAPVALVPVPSARAAVRRRGHDPMGVLATRAAALLRERGVPAVVVRALRPARRVADQAGLTAAERAANLAGALEARAPRGRWPAGLSAVPVDDIVTTGATLAEASRALRAAGARVAFAATLAATGRRRPARHARPAAVAREGDA, from the coding sequence GTGCTCGCCGCCCTGCTCGACCTGCTCCTGCCGCCCCGCTGCGCCGGTTGCGGGGCGCCGGGCGCGCCGGCCTGCCCGGGCTGCACCGCCCTGCTGCGGGCGCCAGCCCCGCGCCCGCCGGAGCCCGCGCCACCGGGTCTGCCGGAGTGCTGGTCGGCGGCCCGCTACGCGGGCCCGGCCCGGCGGATGATCCTCGCCTACAAGGAGCGCGGCCGTACGGCTCTCGCCCCGGTCCTCGCCGGATGCCTCGCCGAGGTGGTGGCCGCCGCGCTCGGCGGCCGGCCCGCGCCCGTGGCGCTCGTCCCGGTGCCCAGCGCCCGGGCCGCCGTGCGGCGGCGCGGGCACGACCCCATGGGGGTGCTCGCCACCCGGGCGGCCGCGCTGCTGCGCGAACGCGGCGTGCCGGCGGTCGTGGTGCGAGCGCTCCGGCCGGCGAGACGGGTCGCCGACCAGGCCGGGCTGACCGCGGCGGAGCGGGCGGCCAACCTCGCCGGGGCGCTGGAGGCCCGGGCGCCGCGGGGCCGGTGGCCCGCCGGGCTCAGCGCGGTGCCGGTGGACGACATCGTCACCACGGGGGCGACGCTCGCCGAGGCGTCACGGGCGCTGCGCGCGGCCGGGGCGAGGGTGGCGTTCGCCGCCACGCTCGCGGCGACCGGCCGCCGCCGGCCGGCCCGGCACGCCCGCCCGGCGGCGGTGGCGCGGGAAGGGGACGCATGA
- the hpf gene encoding ribosome hibernation-promoting factor, HPF/YfiA family, whose product MDIIVKGRHTSVSDRFRELAVSKLTKLERYDSKLIRIDVEVSSENNRQSAQRERVELTVHSRGPVIRAEASAEDRFAALDIALDKLEERLRRLRDRRKSYHANLRRAPAPAPSAPPAEQPAESATAEAPPQWTEEQGQEADEESIVPIPMEGEGPLVVREKFHKAAPMTVDQALFEMELVGHDFYLFRDKDTGVPSVVYKRRGYNYGVLRLIEE is encoded by the coding sequence GTGGACATCATCGTCAAAGGGCGCCACACCTCGGTCAGCGATCGGTTCCGTGAGCTCGCGGTCTCCAAGCTGACCAAGCTCGAGCGCTACGACAGCAAGCTCATCCGCATCGACGTGGAGGTCTCCAGCGAGAACAACCGGCAGAGCGCGCAGCGGGAGCGGGTCGAGCTGACCGTCCACTCCCGCGGCCCGGTGATCAGGGCCGAGGCGTCGGCGGAGGACCGGTTCGCCGCCCTCGACATCGCGCTGGACAAGCTGGAAGAGCGGCTGCGCCGGCTCCGCGACCGCAGGAAGTCCTACCACGCCAACCTCCGCCGTGCCCCGGCGCCGGCCCCCAGCGCGCCCCCGGCGGAGCAGCCCGCGGAGAGCGCGACGGCCGAGGCGCCGCCCCAGTGGACGGAGGAGCAGGGGCAGGAGGCCGACGAGGAGTCCATCGTCCCGATCCCGATGGAGGGGGAGGGGCCGCTCGTGGTCAGGGAGAAGTTCCACAAGGCCGCCCCGATGACCGTCGACCAGGCGCTGTTCGAGATGGAGCTCGTGGGCCACGACTTCTACCTCTTCCGGGACAAGGACACCGGCGTGCCGAGCGTCGTCTACAAGCGCCGGGGCTACAACTACGGTGTGCTGCGGCTGATCGAGGAGTGA
- a CDS encoding response regulator, with translation MTRPDEAVAASDRGEPIRVLIVDDHALIRRSLELALTAEPDIEVVGEANDGLEAVELASRLMPDVVLMDVRMPRQDGIEATRAIKEAVPSARIIMLTVSDEEEDLFEAIKAGATGYLLKDVQIDEVPDAVRGVYEGQSLINPAMAAKLISEFQTLSRREAERPPQVPAPRLTEREMEVLRLVAKGMHNREIAKALFISENTVKNHVRNILDKLQLHSRMEAVVYAVRERLLEIT, from the coding sequence GTGACCCGACCCGACGAGGCGGTCGCAGCGTCCGACCGTGGCGAGCCCATCCGCGTGCTCATCGTCGACGATCACGCGCTGATTCGCCGCAGCCTCGAACTCGCCCTGACCGCGGAACCGGACATCGAGGTGGTGGGGGAGGCCAATGACGGCCTGGAGGCGGTCGAGTTGGCCTCCCGGCTCATGCCGGACGTGGTCCTCATGGACGTCCGAATGCCGCGGCAGGACGGGATCGAGGCGACCAGGGCCATCAAGGAGGCCGTGCCGAGCGCCCGCATCATCATGCTCACGGTGAGCGACGAGGAGGAGGACCTCTTCGAGGCGATCAAGGCAGGGGCGACCGGTTACCTGCTGAAGGACGTTCAGATCGACGAGGTTCCCGACGCGGTCCGCGGTGTGTACGAGGGGCAGTCGCTCATCAACCCGGCCATGGCGGCCAAGCTGATCAGCGAGTTCCAGACCCTGAGCCGCCGGGAGGCGGAGCGGCCCCCCCAGGTGCCGGCTCCCCGGCTGACCGAGCGGGAGATGGAGGTGCTCCGGCTCGTGGCGAAGGGAATGCACAACCGCGAGATCGCCAAAGCGCTGTTCATCTCCGAGAACACCGTCAAGAACCACGTCCGCAACATCCTGGACAAGCTGCAGCTCCACTCGCGCATGGAGGCGGTCGTGTACGCGGTGCGCGAGCGGCTGCTGGAGATCACCTAG
- a CDS encoding HGxxPAAW family protein, which translates to MTQSGLDGGHSAGRAKSWLAITIILIGFLLGGVALTMGPNWTLVWVGVGICAVGGVLALVFDVFSDVIVDAPRQVPVEEHYSPFERRS; encoded by the coding sequence ATGACTCAGAGCGGACTTGACGGCGGCCACTCGGCGGGACGTGCCAAATCCTGGCTCGCCATCACCATCATTCTCATCGGCTTCCTTCTCGGTGGCGTGGCCCTGACGATGGGGCCCAACTGGACCCTCGTCTGGGTCGGAGTGGGCATCTGCGCGGTCGGCGGGGTGCTGGCCCTGGTGTTCGACGTCTTCTCGGACGTGATCGTGGACGCGCCGCGCCAGGTCCCGGTGGAAGAGCACTACTCCCCGTTCGAGCGCCGGTCCTGA